Proteins encoded in a region of the bacterium genome:
- a CDS encoding MBL fold metallo-hydrolase, giving the protein MIIKKLVVGFLETNCYIIGCERTKKAFIVDPGAESSRIIEEVKKEHLNPEYIINTHGHGDHIGANENIKQEFEDLKILIHANDKDMLIDASKNLSADFAMNYVSPSADLVLNGGEIIEVGDLELEILFTPGHTPGGISIFIRKGKTVFTGDALFCGSVGRTDFPSGSGIDLIKGIKEKLMVLDSDVVIYPGHGPDSTIGKERESNPFLV; this is encoded by the coding sequence ATGATAATTAAGAAGTTAGTAGTCGGATTCCTTGAAACTAATTGCTATATAATTGGATGTGAGCGGACAAAAAAGGCTTTTATAGTTGATCCGGGAGCAGAAAGCTCCAGAATTATAGAAGAGGTTAAGAAGGAGCATCTGAATCCGGAATATATTATTAATACACATGGCCACGGAGATCATATAGGTGCTAATGAGAATATAAAGCAAGAATTTGAAGATTTAAAAATATTAATTCATGCAAATGATAAAGATATGCTTATAGATGCTTCTAAAAATCTCTCAGCAGATTTTGCTATGAACTATGTATCTCCTTCAGCAGATCTTGTGCTTAACGGAGGAGAAATAATAGAAGTCGGAGACCTCGAACTGGAGATATTGTTTACTCCGGGACATACTCCAGGAGGTATTTCTATTTTTATTAGAAAAGGAAAAACAGTATTTACAGGCGATGCGCTTTTTTGTGGCTCAGTAGGTAGAACGGATTTCCCTTCGGGTTCTGGCATAGATTTAATAAAAGGCATTAAAGAAAAACTCATGGTTTTGGATTCGGATGTTGTTATATATCCCGGACATGGCCCGGATTCTACAATTGGAAAAGAAAGAGAAAGCAATCCTTTTCTTGTATGA
- a CDS encoding metallophosphatase family protein — MKYGLLSDIHANLEALNAVLEKFKEERVEKNICLGDIVGYGANPNECVELIKDNDFECVAGNHDWAVIGKQDIEYFNPIAKESVIWTADTLTGNNKEYLEQLELEKEFPEFVIVHATILEPDQWKYVRTTLDAHRNFKELTKPVCFFSHSHVPIVFKETERPEYSFDMSISIEENTKYLINVGSVGQPRDKNPDACYAIYDTEEKKIEIKRVSYDIKAAQNKIREADLPRASAYRLETGE, encoded by the coding sequence ATGAAGTACGGTCTACTATCAGATATACATGCTAACCTGGAAGCGTTGAATGCTGTTCTGGAAAAATTTAAAGAGGAGCGGGTTGAGAAAAATATATGTTTAGGTGATATAGTTGGCTATGGAGCAAATCCGAATGAATGCGTTGAACTTATCAAAGATAATGATTTCGAATGTGTTGCAGGAAACCATGATTGGGCAGTTATCGGCAAGCAGGATATAGAATACTTCAATCCGATAGCAAAAGAGTCTGTAATATGGACTGCTGACACACTGACTGGTAATAATAAGGAATATTTAGAGCAGCTTGAATTAGAGAAAGAGTTTCCTGAATTTGTTATTGTTCATGCAACGATACTTGAGCCTGACCAGTGGAAATATGTAAGAACAACTCTTGATGCTCATCGCAACTTTAAAGAACTTACAAAACCTGTGTGTTTTTTCAGCCATTCCCATGTCCCGATAGTTTTTAAAGAAACAGAGCGTCCTGAATATTCCTTTGACATGAGTATTAGTATTGAAGAAAACACCAAATATTTAATAAATGTCGGAAGTGTAGGACAGCCCAGAGACAAAAATCCTGACGCGTGTTATGCTATTTATGATACAGAGGAAAAGAAGATTGAGATAAAGAGAGTTTCTTATGATATTAAAGCAGCTCAGAATAAAATAAGAGAAGCAGACCTGCCTCGAGCATCGGCTTATAGACTGGAAACAGGTGAGTAA
- the xerD gene encoding site-specific tyrosine recombinase XerD translates to MNQLLDQFIDYLSVERGLALNTLEAYKRDLTKFLGFLDRESSVSIEGVGPRDIIAYLIYLRKSKLAIRSISRNLVAVRMFYKFLVNEDVINDDPTLNLDSPKTGLSLPEVLSQDEVEKLLTLPDNKEQGIKDKAILELLYATGMRVSELINLPIDNIDLHEGYLKCIGKGSKERIIPVGRKAQKAVKKYIDVVRSKYVARGNSNMLFITRLGKRYTRQGIWKIIKRYSVLMGMNKEITVHTLRHCFATHLLSHGADLRSVQEMLGHVDISTTQIYTHIDRARLREVHQKFHPRG, encoded by the coding sequence ATGAATCAATTACTTGACCAGTTTATAGATTATCTTTCAGTAGAACGAGGGCTCGCTCTCAACACATTAGAGGCTTATAAAAGAGATTTAACTAAATTCTTGGGTTTTTTGGATAGAGAATCTAGTGTCAGCATAGAAGGTGTAGGTCCCAGAGATATAATAGCCTATCTTATTTATCTTAGAAAAAGCAAGCTTGCCATACGTTCCATTTCAAGAAATCTAGTTGCCGTAAGAATGTTTTATAAGTTTCTGGTTAATGAAGATGTAATAAACGACGATCCTACTCTAAATTTAGATTCTCCAAAAACAGGTTTGTCTTTACCAGAAGTGCTTTCTCAGGATGAAGTAGAGAAATTGTTGACTTTACCAGATAATAAAGAACAGGGAATAAAAGATAAAGCAATACTTGAGCTCCTCTATGCTACAGGTATGAGAGTATCAGAGCTTATCAATCTTCCTATTGATAATATAGATTTGCATGAGGGTTATCTGAAGTGTATTGGCAAGGGCTCAAAGGAGCGCATTATACCTGTTGGCAGAAAAGCTCAAAAAGCTGTAAAAAAATACATAGATGTAGTAAGGAGCAAATATGTTGCCAGAGGGAACAGTAATATGCTTTTTATAACCCGGCTTGGCAAGAGATATACACGACAGGGTATATGGAAAATAATAAAAAGGTACTCCGTATTAATGGGCATGAATAAAGAGATAACAGTTCACACATTAAGGCACTGTTTTGCTACGCATCTTCTCTCCCATGGCGCGGATCTAAGGTCTGTTCAGGAAATGCTTGGTCATGTGGATATTTCCACCACACAAATTTATACTCACATAGACAGAGCCCGTCTCAGAGAAGTTCACCAAAAGTTTCATCCAAGAGGGTAA
- the ligA gene encoding NAD-dependent DNA ligase LigA gives MSKKQTYLSIKKLKEQIEHHNRKYYIDAQPEISDREYDLLLEELIRLEHESPDLITPDSPSQRVGGSPLKEFRTVTHRTPMLSIANTYSEDEIKEFDARMKRNLAGENIDYVVELKIDGVAVNLVYENGIFAVGTSRGDGIHGDDITKNLRTIKTIPLRLQMLDSVFSVLEVRGEVYMPKDVFRQINKEKEEKGEALFANPRNAAAGSLKLLDPKMVAQRHLNIFVYEIGYMEGTSCSSHVSTLKLLAKYGFRTNPHIQYCKTISEVIEYCNTWQLKREELGYETDGMVIKVNSITQRHKLGATGKSPRWLIAYKFPAKQATTILEDIVVQVGRTGILTPVAVLKPVALAGTTVSRATLHNQDEIIRKDIRILDRVVIEKGGDVIPKIVSVIKEVRTGKEREFIMPDKCPVCGSDVKKAKGEVAYRCENLRCPAQLERRIQHFASRRAMDIENMGPAIITQLVEKEVVKDYADLYFLEFDNLIKLERMGDILANKIIRNIKESKNRSLSRLIFALGIPHVGILSAEILAKFFSSIEQLRTAKKEELEAIGEIGEIMASSISCFFRRPDTIEVLGKLKNAGIKMEEEKSEILEAESLSSKVFAGKNFAGKNFVLTGTLTKYKRHQASEIINRLGGSISESVGKKTSFLLAGTSPGSKYNKAKKLGITILTEEEFLKMVKDNDDN, from the coding sequence GTGAGTAAAAAGCAGACATATCTAAGTATAAAGAAGCTAAAAGAACAAATTGAGCACCATAATCGCAAGTATTACATAGATGCACAGCCTGAGATATCTGATCGTGAATATGATCTCTTACTGGAAGAGCTGATACGCCTGGAGCATGAATCCCCTGATTTAATTACTCCTGATTCCCCGTCACAGCGCGTAGGAGGCTCTCCTCTAAAGGAATTCAGGACTGTTACTCATCGCACACCAATGCTGAGTATAGCAAATACGTATTCTGAGGATGAAATAAAAGAATTTGATGCGCGCATGAAGAGAAATCTTGCAGGAGAGAATATTGATTATGTTGTTGAATTAAAGATTGATGGAGTGGCAGTAAACTTGGTCTATGAAAATGGAATTTTTGCGGTTGGAACAAGTCGTGGAGATGGCATACATGGAGATGATATAACCAAGAATTTAAGAACAATAAAGACAATTCCTCTGAGGCTGCAAATGTTAGACTCAGTATTTTCTGTTCTTGAGGTTCGGGGTGAGGTGTATATGCCCAAAGATGTTTTTAGACAGATAAATAAAGAGAAAGAAGAGAAAGGCGAAGCCTTATTCGCAAATCCAAGAAATGCAGCTGCAGGTTCACTGAAACTTCTTGATCCGAAGATGGTTGCGCAAAGGCATCTCAATATTTTTGTCTATGAAATTGGATATATGGAGGGAACTAGTTGTAGCAGCCATGTGAGTACTTTGAAGTTACTGGCCAAATATGGGTTTCGCACAAATCCTCACATTCAGTATTGCAAGACTATTAGTGAAGTTATTGAATATTGCAATACCTGGCAATTAAAGCGTGAGGAGTTAGGATATGAAACAGATGGCATGGTAATAAAAGTAAACTCAATAACCCAAAGGCACAAGCTTGGTGCTACAGGTAAAAGCCCACGCTGGCTGATAGCATACAAATTTCCCGCAAAACAGGCAACTACGATTCTTGAGGATATTGTTGTACAGGTAGGAAGAACAGGAATATTAACACCTGTTGCTGTGCTTAAACCAGTTGCTTTGGCAGGCACAACGGTAAGTCGGGCTACATTGCATAATCAGGACGAAATAATCCGCAAGGATATTAGAATTTTGGATAGAGTTGTGATTGAAAAGGGGGGAGATGTTATTCCCAAGATAGTAAGCGTTATAAAAGAGGTCCGCACAGGGAAAGAAAGAGAGTTTATAATGCCGGATAAGTGTCCTGTATGCGGCAGTGATGTAAAGAAAGCAAAAGGAGAAGTTGCGTACAGATGTGAGAATCTGAGGTGCCCTGCTCAACTTGAGAGAAGAATACAGCATTTTGCTTCAAGACGTGCAATGGATATAGAAAACATGGGTCCTGCAATTATAACTCAGCTTGTAGAGAAAGAAGTCGTTAAGGATTATGCGGATTTATATTTTTTAGAGTTTGACAATCTTATTAAATTAGAACGAATGGGAGATATTCTGGCAAATAAAATAATAAGAAATATCAAAGAAAGCAAAAACAGGTCTCTATCAAGATTGATTTTTGCGCTTGGAATCCCACATGTGGGAATTTTATCTGCAGAGATTTTGGCAAAATTTTTTTCTTCTATTGAGCAATTAAGAACAGCGAAAAAAGAGGAGCTTGAAGCAATAGGGGAAATAGGTGAGATAATGGCAAGCAGCATTTCATGCTTTTTTAGAAGGCCAGACACAATAGAGGTGTTAGGGAAGCTAAAGAATGCCGGTATAAAAATGGAAGAAGAAAAATCAGAGATTTTAGAAGCAGAATCTCTCTCAAGTAAAGTTTTTGCAGGCAAAAATTTTGCAGGTAAAAATTTCGTCCTAACAGGGACACTAACTAAGTATAAGAGACATCAGGCTTCCGAAATAATAAATAGGCTTGGAGGAAGTATAAGCGAAAGTGTTGGTAAAAAAACAAGTTTTTTACTTGCAGGTACTTCCCCTGGCTCTAAATATAATAAAGCTAAGAAATTAGGAATTACTATACTAACAGAAGAAGAATTTTTGAAAATGGTTAAGGATAATGATGATAATTAA
- a CDS encoding phospholipid carrier-dependent glycosyltransferase, with amino-acid sequence MSLSFGLGLGILSILVLLIGFAKGLNRFCLYSVLLMLCIISIREIKYFFRIFKSSFSERFSKEIISQLPYISAFNKFLIISIGLTIFLAFTGALAPPLNYDTLSYHLAFPKLYVRAGRIFFIPHNMYSNLPFGVEMFYTLALVIKDEILAKLIHFSIGILCALTIFVIGRKYFGRNVGLLAAAIFYNMPAVCLSSTYAFNDLGLVFYGLLMLFCIINWFSKNEVTWLILAGIFCGFAISTKYTGALYFIPTSLIFIVAFIVLKKEKVLKNTCRSVLLFIFFASLAFLPWLIKNLIYTHNPVYPLFYNIFGGIDWNRELAQRFARFHVSKDMNVLHIVSLLWKVPLNNQGSGILLILPVLFFTRLNRNIKILISYTILVFILWIFFTHRIIRFLLPCLAVASILTAYALVNFKKSKIISIVLHILVIGFLCWNTFKFAATVGFNFFDAAYGKVTKEEFLSKNLYQYGAFKFINEKLPEDSKILFVGENQSFYCDRDYVGSSPLDVNDIVEISNASENASIIYAKLRDTNITHILYNASEVKRVSNTYRSFNWKYGAEERFNEFIAGFTTCLYSKKGVFLFKLI; translated from the coding sequence ATGTCCCTATCATTTGGACTGGGATTGGGAATACTATCTATTCTAGTGCTGCTTATTGGTTTTGCTAAGGGGTTAAATAGATTTTGTCTGTACTCAGTATTATTAATGCTATGCATAATTTCAATCAGGGAGATCAAATACTTTTTTAGAATATTCAAGTCTAGCTTTTCTGAAAGATTTTCAAAAGAGATAATATCTCAACTTCCATATATCTCCGCATTTAACAAGTTTTTGATAATATCAATAGGACTAACAATATTTCTTGCCTTTACAGGCGCATTGGCACCTCCTTTGAACTATGATACCCTTTCATACCATCTTGCATTTCCAAAACTCTATGTGAGAGCCGGCAGGATATTCTTTATCCCTCACAATATGTATTCAAACCTTCCTTTCGGAGTAGAGATGTTCTATACCCTTGCCCTGGTAATAAAGGATGAAATATTGGCAAAACTAATACATTTTTCCATAGGTATCTTATGTGCTTTAACAATCTTTGTCATTGGAAGAAAATACTTCGGTAGGAATGTAGGCCTTTTGGCAGCTGCAATATTTTATAATATGCCTGCGGTATGTTTATCATCAACCTACGCCTTTAATGATCTTGGATTAGTGTTTTACGGTCTACTAATGCTTTTTTGTATTATTAATTGGTTTTCTAAGAATGAGGTAACATGGTTAATACTTGCCGGTATATTTTGTGGATTTGCAATCAGCACTAAATACACAGGTGCATTATATTTTATTCCTACTTCACTTATTTTTATTGTGGCCTTTATAGTTCTAAAAAAAGAGAAAGTTCTCAAGAATACATGTAGAAGTGTGCTCTTGTTTATATTCTTTGCGTCTCTCGCTTTTTTACCATGGCTTATAAAGAATCTTATATATACTCATAACCCAGTATATCCGTTGTTTTATAACATCTTTGGCGGCATTGACTGGAACAGAGAACTTGCACAAAGGTTTGCCAGATTTCACGTATCAAAGGATATGAATGTATTGCATATTGTCTCTCTATTATGGAAAGTGCCTCTGAATAACCAAGGGAGCGGAATTTTATTAATATTGCCTGTATTGTTTTTTACTAGGCTTAATAGGAATATAAAAATACTTATATCATACACAATACTGGTTTTTATACTCTGGATATTCTTTACGCATCGAATAATTAGATTCTTGCTTCCTTGTTTAGCCGTTGCAAGTATATTGACAGCATATGCTCTGGTGAATTTTAAAAAGAGCAAGATAATTTCAATAGTGTTACACATTCTTGTTATTGGATTTTTATGCTGGAACACATTTAAATTTGCAGCGACTGTTGGTTTTAACTTTTTTGATGCAGCGTATGGGAAAGTAACAAAGGAAGAATTCCTATCAAAAAATCTTTACCAGTATGGTGCGTTCAAATTTATTAATGAAAAGTTACCAGAAGATAGTAAAATCCTATTCGTAGGAGAGAATCAGAGTTTCTACTGCGATAGGGATTATGTTGGAAGCAGCCCTCTTGATGTTAACGATATTGTGGAGATATCTAACGCATCTGAGAATGCCAGCATTATTTATGCTAAATTGAGGGACACGAATATTACACACATATTATATAACGCCTCTGAGGTCAAAAGAGTCTCCAATACATATCGTTCATTCAACTGGAAATACGGTGCAGAGGAGAGGTTCAATGAATTCATAGCTGGATTTACTACTTGCCTATATTCCAAAAAAGGGGTATTCTTGTTTAAGTTGATATAG
- a CDS encoding 3-methyl-2-oxobutanoate dehydrogenase subunit VorB, translating to MAEKVLMCGNGAVGEGAIQAGCRHYFGYPITPQNELTAYMAERLGELGGVFIQSESELAAINMVFGASAAGARAMTSSSSPGISLKQEGISYIAGAELPCVIVNVMRAGPGLGDITPSQADYFQAVKGGGHGDYRLITIGPASVQELYDWTARAFYLADKYRNPVMILGDGFLGQMMEPLEIRKIKELKLPPKTWALTGAKDRSANVIRTLMLKVGELEAHNKKIQNKYKRIEKELVEYETVLTDGADIILVAYGMCARICKESVFLLRKEGIKAGLIRPITLWPYPSAIIRKISNHVRYILTVEMSAGQMVEDVKLAVLGRCPVHFYGRMGGGVPTSEEIVNRIKELEAKGQKGTKKREYR from the coding sequence ATGGCAGAGAAAGTCTTGATGTGTGGGAATGGCGCTGTTGGAGAGGGTGCGATTCAGGCGGGATGCAGACATTATTTTGGCTATCCTATAACTCCCCAGAATGAACTTACCGCATATATGGCAGAAAGGCTTGGTGAACTGGGAGGAGTCTTCATCCAGTCAGAAAGTGAACTTGCTGCCATTAACATGGTCTTTGGCGCGTCAGCGGCCGGTGCAAGAGCTATGACATCTTCATCCAGTCCTGGAATAAGTCTTAAACAGGAAGGAATCTCTTATATTGCAGGCGCGGAGCTTCCATGTGTAATTGTTAATGTAATGCGTGCTGGTCCAGGTTTGGGAGATATAACTCCTTCTCAGGCAGATTACTTTCAGGCAGTAAAAGGTGGAGGTCATGGAGATTATAGACTTATTACAATCGGGCCAGCCTCTGTTCAGGAGCTTTATGACTGGACAGCCAGAGCTTTTTACCTGGCAGACAAATACCGAAATCCTGTGATGATACTTGGAGATGGGTTCCTCGGGCAAATGATGGAGCCATTGGAAATAAGAAAGATAAAAGAGTTGAAACTTCCTCCAAAAACATGGGCGCTTACCGGCGCAAAAGACCGCAGTGCAAATGTAATTAGGACTCTGATGCTGAAAGTTGGAGAACTGGAAGCGCATAATAAGAAAATTCAGAACAAGTATAAAAGAATAGAGAAAGAGCTTGTAGAATACGAAACAGTGTTGACAGATGGCGCAGATATAATACTGGTAGCTTATGGTATGTGTGCGCGAATTTGTAAAGAATCTGTGTTTCTTTTGAGAAAAGAGGGAATAAAAGCCGGGTTGATTCGACCTATAACATTATGGCCTTATCCATCAGCAATAATAAGAAAGATAAGTAATCATGTCAGGTATATTCTTACTGTAGAGATGAGCGCAGGACAGATGGTTGAGGATGTAAAACTTGCGGTTTTGGGGAGATGCCCTGTGCATTTTTATGGAAGAATGGGGGGAGGAGTTCCTACGTCAGAAGAGATAGTAAATAGAATTAAAGAATTAGAGGCAAAAGGGCAAAAAGGCACAAAAAAAAGAGAATATAGATGA
- a CDS encoding 2-oxoacid:acceptor oxidoreductase family protein, translating into MQRILVAGFGGQGIVSMGKMLAYAGMKEGKHVTSLPSYGPEMRGGTANCSVIISEREIASPFISNPDTLIVMNQASLDKFSKLVLNDGLIIANSSLVKINKDIRTKTRVVEISANDIAIELGNLKVANMIVLGAFARETGEVKLDFLKAALEKILPPRRHNLIPINVKALERGFEV; encoded by the coding sequence ATGCAGCGGATTCTTGTAGCTGGTTTTGGCGGGCAGGGAATAGTGTCAATGGGTAAGATGCTGGCATATGCCGGCATGAAAGAGGGTAAACACGTTACTTCTCTTCCTTCATATGGACCGGAAATGCGTGGAGGAACTGCAAATTGCTCAGTTATTATATCGGAAAGAGAAATAGCTTCTCCGTTTATATCAAATCCAGATACGCTTATTGTAATGAACCAGGCATCATTGGATAAATTTTCCAAACTTGTTTTGAATGATGGACTCATAATTGCGAACAGTAGTCTGGTAAAAATAAATAAGGATATAAGGACTAAAACGAGAGTTGTAGAAATTTCTGCAAATGATATAGCAATTGAGCTTGGAAATTTGAAAGTAGCAAATATGATTGTTTTAGGAGCATTTGCCAGGGAAACTGGTGAGGTAAAACTGGATTTTCTGAAGGCAGCTTTAGAAAAAATCCTTCCTCCTAGGAGACATAATCTTATCCCAATAAATGTTAAGGCATTAGAGAGAGGATTCGAGGTATGA
- the rfaE1 gene encoding D-glycero-beta-D-manno-heptose-7-phosphate kinase, translating to MKGIDKNQLRHVIAGFKSTKVLVVGDLMLDRFVWGTVERISPEAPVPVVKISSESVMMGGASNVANNICALGAKALITGIIGDDIAGEEFLQLVKKQGMNEDGIILSKKRPTIVKTRIIAQHQQVVRTDKEFVSQIKSTEAKRILAYIKSNMREISAIVISDYGKGIVTRYLVKQIIKLNREFNYPIIVDPIPRHLTYYKNVTMITPNNHEAGESLKTEIKDEQSLVRVGKSLLKLLQANSILITRGEKGMSLFERDGKVANIPTVAKEVFDVTGAGDTVVGVLALCLGNKASMYESAYIANHAAGIVVGKLGTATVSIDELRKSLGNDIA from the coding sequence ATGAAAGGTATAGATAAAAACCAGTTGAGACACGTGATAGCAGGGTTTAAGAGCACAAAAGTGCTTGTTGTAGGCGACCTGATGCTTGATAGATTTGTCTGGGGCACTGTGGAGCGCATCTCGCCTGAAGCACCTGTACCTGTTGTTAAAATCAGTTCTGAATCCGTTATGATGGGTGGCGCATCTAATGTTGCAAATAATATATGTGCACTTGGTGCAAAGGCATTAATTACAGGAATTATTGGAGACGATATTGCAGGAGAAGAATTTCTGCAGTTGGTAAAGAAACAGGGCATGAATGAGGATGGAATTATTCTAAGCAAGAAAAGACCAACTATAGTGAAGACAAGAATCATTGCTCAACATCAGCAAGTTGTCAGGACAGATAAGGAATTTGTCAGCCAGATTAAGTCTACAGAAGCAAAAAGAATACTTGCATATATCAAATCCAATATGCGTGAAATTTCTGCCATTGTCATATCTGATTACGGGAAGGGCATTGTAACACGGTATCTAGTTAAACAAATTATAAAGTTGAACAGAGAATTTAATTATCCAATTATTGTTGACCCTATACCAAGACATCTTACATATTACAAGAACGTAACTATGATAACACCAAATAATCATGAAGCGGGAGAGAGTCTTAAAACAGAGATAAAGGATGAACAAAGTTTAGTGCGGGTAGGGAAGAGTTTATTAAAGTTATTACAGGCAAATTCAATATTAATCACTCGCGGAGAGAAGGGAATGTCCCTTTTTGAAAGAGACGGCAAAGTAGCCAATATTCCAACTGTTGCAAAAGAGGTTTTTGATGTAACCGGAGCAGGAGATACAGTTGTTGGAGTGCTTGCATTGTGTCTTGGAAATAAAGCATCAATGTATGAATCTGCATATATTGCAAACCATGCTGCGGGTATTGTTGTTGGGAAGCTTGGAACAGCCACAGTGTCTATAGATGAACTGAGAAAAAGTCTGGGGAATGATATTGCATGA
- a CDS encoding 2-oxoglutarate oxidoreductase: MKKIFGRPKSMTDKPFHYCPGCGHGIVHRLIGEVIDELGIQDRTIGVPPVGCAVIMYHYFNIDMTEAPHGRTPAVATGIKRVHPDKVVFTYQGDGDLAAIGTGEIIHAANRGERITTIFVNNTVYGMTGGQMAPTTLLSQKTTTTPLGRDARLIGYPIKISEMLAITDGSIYIERVAVNKPANIIKAKKAIKKAFQVQLEDMGFSMVEVLSQCPVNLGMTPQKAAEWIDNTLIKTYPLGVIKDKSGE; encoded by the coding sequence ATGAAGAAGATATTTGGCAGACCTAAATCTATGACAGACAAACCATTTCATTATTGCCCCGGTTGCGGGCATGGGATTGTCCATAGATTAATAGGTGAGGTAATAGATGAACTTGGCATTCAGGATAGAACTATTGGAGTTCCTCCTGTTGGATGCGCAGTTATTATGTATCATTATTTTAATATAGATATGACTGAAGCTCCTCATGGAAGAACACCTGCTGTTGCAACAGGAATAAAGCGGGTTCATCCTGATAAAGTTGTATTTACATATCAAGGAGATGGAGATCTTGCTGCTATAGGCACAGGAGAGATAATTCATGCAGCAAATCGCGGGGAAAGAATAACCACAATATTTGTAAATAATACCGTATATGGAATGACAGGCGGACAAATGGCTCCCACAACATTACTTAGTCAAAAGACAACAACAACTCCTTTAGGCAGAGATGCCAGGCTAATTGGATACCCAATAAAAATCTCAGAAATGCTGGCTATTACGGATGGATCTATTTATATAGAAAGAGTGGCAGTGAATAAACCGGCAAATATTATTAAAGCTAAAAAAGCCATCAAAAAAGCTTTTCAGGTACAGCTGGAAGACATGGGATTTTCAATGGTTGAGGTTCTGTCTCAGTGTCCTGTTAATCTTGGCATGACTCCACAGAAAGCGGCGGAGTGGATTGATAATACATTGATAAAGACCTATCCTCTTGGGGTGATTAAGGATAAAAGCGGAGAATAG